In one window of Desulforhabdus amnigena DNA:
- a CDS encoding SIR2 family NAD-dependent protein deacylase, with protein sequence MIEQSAEEKIRVVKEKLAQSKRVVVLTGAGISAESGVPTFRGEGGLWRQYRATDLATPEAFARDPRLVWEFYNWRRELLAPLKPNAAHFALAEIEKKVPHFTLITQNIDGLHHKAGSRNILELHGNIWWLRCTGCSGLVEDRTVPLPELPLCKACGSLLRPHVVWFGEMLDPKILDQAYSTVQKCDLMMVIGTSGTVQPAASMGMQAKNAGAMVVEINLEPTPYTAAYHLSLIGKAGDIVPLLK encoded by the coding sequence ATGATCGAACAGTCCGCTGAAGAAAAAATCCGTGTCGTGAAAGAAAAGCTGGCACAGTCCAAACGGGTCGTTGTTCTGACGGGTGCCGGCATTTCGGCGGAATCCGGAGTCCCGACTTTCAGGGGTGAGGGCGGTTTGTGGCGGCAGTACCGGGCAACAGATCTTGCCACTCCGGAAGCCTTTGCCCGCGACCCCAGGCTGGTCTGGGAATTTTATAACTGGCGCAGGGAACTGCTGGCCCCGCTCAAGCCCAATGCTGCGCATTTTGCCTTGGCTGAAATCGAAAAGAAAGTGCCCCACTTCACTCTCATCACTCAAAACATCGACGGTCTCCACCACAAGGCGGGCAGCAGAAATATTCTGGAGCTTCACGGCAATATCTGGTGGCTTCGCTGCACCGGTTGCAGCGGCCTGGTGGAGGACCGGACGGTGCCCCTTCCGGAACTCCCCCTGTGCAAGGCTTGTGGATCTCTTTTGCGTCCCCATGTGGTCTGGTTCGGGGAAATGCTCGACCCGAAAATTTTGGATCAGGCGTACAGTACGGTGCAAAAATGCGATTTGATGATGGTGATCGGCACTTCAGGGACGGTGCAGCCGGCGGCTTCCATGGGAATGCAGGCCAAGAATGCGGGAGCCATGGTGGTGGAGATCAATCTGGAGCCGACCCCTTACACGGCTGCCTATCACTTGAGTCTTATCGGCAAGGCGGGAGATATTGTTCCTCTGCTGAAATGA